In Rutidosis leptorrhynchoides isolate AG116_Rl617_1_P2 chromosome 2, CSIRO_AGI_Rlap_v1, whole genome shotgun sequence, one genomic interval encodes:
- the LOC139889899 gene encoding uncharacterized protein, translated as MPSKSSPSLILILIIITITISVTVTSSPNSINIDPDFLRLPSEDAGSSSLCPNSLIAGSCPVKCFRPAPVCGVDNVTYWCGCPEARCAGVSVAKLGFCDHENGGSGAVSGQALLLVHIVWLILLGFFVLFGLL; from the coding sequence ATGCCATCAAAATCGTCGCCGTCACTTATACTCATTCTGATCATCATTACCATCACAATTTCTGTTACTGTAACATCCTCACCTAATTCCATTAATATTGATCCAGATTTTCTCCGATTACCGTCCGAAGACGCCGGATCCAGCTCTCTGTGCCCTAACTCATTAATTGCCGGATCTTGTCCCGTGAAATGCTTTAGACCGGCACCGGTCTGTGGCGTCGATAACGTTACGTATTGGTGCGGGTGTCCTGAAGCGCGTTGTGCTGGTGTTTCTGTggcgaaattagggttttgtgatCATGAAAATGGAGGTAGTGGTGCGGTTTCAGGTCAGGCGCTTTTATTAGTTCATATCGTTTGGCTTATTTTACTCGGATTCTTTGTTTTGTTCGGCCTTCTTTGA